In Verrucomicrobiia bacterium, the sequence CAAACTTTCTCAATGTCGCCCCGCGCACCAAACAGCTTTTCCGACAATTAGAATCCCAACTTGCTAAACAGCTCAGTGGTTTAGTCGCCCCGAGCGATGTTTTGATAGGTTTAGAACGGTTTATTGAACGCTACGGTTCGCGCGGACAATTGTATGAAACCTGGCTCTCCAACCCCAAAGTGTTGGAACTTTTATTGTGTTTGTTTGATTCGAGTCGATGGTTTCGCGATCTTTTGGTCAATCATCCCGATTGGCTAGAGATGGTTTGTCGAGAAGGCGAAATTGACTCAGTTTGGGGCCGAAACGATTATGAAAAACAAACAGCTTTCTTGGATAATTTAGAATCTCTTCGTCTGTGGCGTTGGGAACAAGGACTTCGCATTGCGATTCAAGATGCCTTGAAACTGATCACTCCCGTTCAGGTTGAGACTCAACATAGCGCACTGGCAGAAAGTTGTGTGCACTGGTTAAGCAAAAATTCTTCATTGATCATTATCGCAGCAGGAAAATTTGGCGGAAAAGAATTAAGTTATGGTAGCGATCTGGATCTAGTTTTTCTGGAGGGCAATCCTCAAGAAGCCAGTCAATTATTAAACGTACTCGTCCAAGCCACACCTCAAGGTCATCTTTATCATGCCGATGCTCGACTTCGACCTGAAGGCGAAGCCGGTGCATTAACTTTGCCTATTGAACAAGCCATTTCCTATTACCAAAATCGCGCGCAGACGTGGGAATTTTTAGCCTTCACCAAATTTCGGCCCATTTTTGGCGACACCAAAAAAATGGAAGCCTTCATCACGCCGGTCACTGAACTTTGGCGCAAACGCGGTCAGCAAAAAAGTTGTATTGATGATATTCTCAACATCAAACAACGCGTCGAAACACAACGCGCCCATGGCACTCCTGACGATCGATTAATCAAAACAGGGCAAGGCGGATTAATGGACATCGAATTTGTCACACAAACTTGGCAAATGCGACGAGGTTTTCTTGAGCCTTCTACGCGAATCGCTTTGGAAGGGATGAAACAAGAATTTCATCAAGAAGCAGAATTTTTTTTAAAAGGTTATACGCTCTTGCGCCAAATCGAATCCTCATTAAGAAAATGGGAATTTACCGCTAGCGCTCAACTGCCCGCCGATGAAAAAGAGTTGGAATCTTTAGCGCAACGAGCTGGGTTCACTTCTCAGAGTCAAATGAGTCATCAGTTACAGGAGATCCGCCCATTGATCCGAGCCAGCTTTGATCGCGTAATGCAGCAGCTGCGGCATTAACTTCCGCTTCTTTTTTGCTGTGACCGTGGCCACAACCAATTTCCCGACCTCGCCATTTCAATGACACGGTGTAATCGCGACGATGATCCGGACCTTGAGCGCTTGTCAATTCATAATAGGGCGTTTCCAACCCTTGCGATTGCAAAATTTCTTGCAGTTGACCTTTAGGATTTTCCGGAGCTACGCGCTGACTGTAATTTTGCCAAAATGGTTTTAAAATTCTTTCGCCAAACTCTGCTGTGGCTAACCAACCGCCATCTAGATAAAGCGCCCCCAAAATTGCTTCCATGGCATCGGTCAAATTCGAAAGCCTCTCACGTCCACCATCCGCTTCTTCACCTTTGCCAAGAAGCAACGCATAACCCACATCAAGATGACGCGCCAATTCGCAAATCGCATGACGATTAACCAGGTGAGCGCGCTGCTGAGTGAGAACACCTTCTTTCCCTTCGGGATAAGCATGAAATAAAAATTCAGAAGCCAGTAACTGTAACACGGCATCACCCAAATATTCCAGCCGCTGATTATCTTGCTGGGCCATGCGTTTTTCATGAAGCACCGAAGAATGAGTTAGTGCCTCCTGAAGCAAGGCAGGATCGCGAAAATGGTAGCCAATTTTTTCTTCCAATAATTCCATCTTTATCTTTTTTTACTTTTTCTTACCTGAACGCGGATGAAAATGCCAGTGCGCGCTTTTGAGCGCCGCATCATTGACATGGGTATAAATTTGAGTTGTGGCAATATCAGCATGACCCAACATTTCTTGAATCGCACGAAGATCCGCACCATTTTGCAACAAATGCGTAGCAAACGAATGGCGCAAAGCGTGAGGATAAACACGTTTTTGAATGCCTGCTCTTTGGGCCTGGGCTTGAACGATCTCCCAAATGCGCGTAATGGTCAGCTTACGCCCATGTTGTCCTAAAAAAATTTCTCCACCCGTGTGAATTTTTATCAACTGGGGACGACTTTTTTGCAAGTAATCGTTCAGTGCATGAATGGCAACTTTTCCCATCGGAACTAAACGCTCTTTATTCCCTTTACCGATTACGCGTAAATAACCTTTTTCCAAATCCACATTTTCTAGTCGCGCGTTGACCAGTTCCGAAACACGCACCCCGCAACTATATAAAAGTTCACAAATCGCACGATTTCGCAAACTCAAAACATCGTTTCCAAAAGGCGCTTGCAAAAGCTGATCTATTTCTATTTGCGATAAAGTTTCGGGCAAACGTCGATCCAGTTTCGGCAATTCTAGAAATTCTGCGGGATTCTCTCTTCCTTTTTCTTGCTCTGACCACCATCGAAAAAAATTTCGTAATGCTATAGTTAAAATTTTCAACCCTGCAGGTCGTCGACCCCCGCGTTTTTCTATCGTTAAAAAATCGCGCAACTGTTCAGGTCGAATCGCTTCAAGTGAGGAAACCTCCAAAGCACCAAAAAATTTTCTGAGCGCGCGTTGATTCATTAAACGGTAATTCGTCGATACTCCTTTTTCAACAGTCAAATAATTGAGATAATTCTCAATTTGTTTAGTCAATAAACCGTGATATACCTCGATCGAAACCATAACTCAGCCTTGATTTTATCAAGACTGAGTCAAAAACCAAACTTATTAAATGATGTCAGTATTTCACCGAGCAGCCATAAGGTTGAGTATTGGCTGTTTCCACAGATTTGTTAGTAAGCGCAGCGTCCAAAGCGTCCGCGACATAATTTTTTGCTTTGGAATCATAAGAAGTGTCAGGGTCATTATCAATGGCACCAGCATAAACGAGAATCCCTGCGGTATTAATCACAAACATGTGAGGCGTAGTTTTGGCACCATAAAGCTTTCCAACATGACCGTCCGAATCAAGCAATAGCTTTGTAGCTTTGGCCTTTTGTTTTTTTGTCAATTCCATGGCTTCTTCCATATCTTTTAAATAACCTTGTTTCCCAGGCGCTGAAGAATTAATTCGCAACCAAATCACACCTTTATCGGTATATTTTTTTTGCAAATCTTGCATATGACCGCCGTCATAATATTTTTTAACAAAAGGGCACTCCGGGTTAGTCCATTCCAGCACCACAGTCTTACCTTTATAGTCGGACAATTTGACTTCTTCACCGCAACAATCTTTAACAGAAAATTCTGGAGCGCTTTTGCCCACTTCTACAGCTTGTAAACTAGAGACAAGCGATAGCATAACGATTAACGATAAAATTTTTTTCATGAACTTATTCCTTTCTTTAAAATATAAAACTTGGATGAGGGCTGTAATCATTTTATTCAATTAAATCCTTTCTTCAATTCGATTGCTTTTTGAGAATTTTTACTTTTTATTTTCATTTTGAATCTTGCACCAAAAAAAATTTAAGGCAACATGAGTCATTGATATGTGGCAGTTAACTCGTAAAGAACAAATGGTGATTGTGGCCATTCTTGGCGTCTTTTTAGTAGGCGCCGGGGTAAAGGCTTATCGCGCCTCTAGTTCAACTACTTTGTCTAATCTTTCTGTATCGTTGTAACATGGCTAAAATTTCTTTTCAACAAGCACTCGAGCAAATTGTGATTTTGGATTCTCGTTATTCCATTGATGCCTATCAATTCATGAAAGAGGCTTTGGATTTTACGACGAAAATATTAAAAAAGAATTCCTCCAAAAATCCCGCGCCTCAACACATCACTGGTCAAGAATTGTTGGAAGGTATTCGAATTTATACTTTGAAACAATACGGCCCTATGGGAAAGACCCTGCTGGAATATTGGGGATTGCGTCAATGCGAAGATTTTGGGCAAATCGTTTTTAATTTAGTGAATCTTGGCGTTTTTGGAAAAACCGAAAGCGATAGTCTTGAGGATTTTAAGAAGGGTTACGATTTCGATGAAGCTTTCGTAAAACCTTTCTTGCCGGAAGAACGTCGCACTTCGATTGTGACGCTTAAAACTCGTAAAAATCTGAAAAATAAAAAAGTTCGATCTAATAAAAAGAAAGATAATGCGTCTAAAGCTCCAAAACTATGAGAGCAAAGACAGTGGTTTGGACGGCAGGATGCGGACTCTGGATTATCATGAACTTTCAAATGGCACTTTTCGGCACACCACCGGCATCATCTTCTTCCACTGCGCTTCAAATTCCTGAAAGTAAAACTTCGCAATTTACTTTTGATAATG encodes:
- the rnc gene encoding ribonuclease III, coding for MELLEEKIGYHFRDPALLQEALTHSSVLHEKRMAQQDNQRLEYLGDAVLQLLASEFLFHAYPEGKEGVLTQQRAHLVNRHAICELARHLDVGYALLLGKGEEADGGRERLSNLTDAMEAILGALYLDGGWLATAEFGERILKPFWQNYSQRVAPENPKGQLQEILQSQGLETPYYELTSAQGPDHRRDYTVSLKWRGREIGCGHGHSKKEAEVNAAAAALRDQSWLGSMGGSPVTDDSFDSEK
- a CDS encoding tyrosine recombinase, whose protein sequence is MVSIEVYHGLLTKQIENYLNYLTVEKGVSTNYRLMNQRALRKFFGALEVSSLEAIRPEQLRDFLTIEKRGGRRPAGLKILTIALRNFFRWWSEQEKGRENPAEFLELPKLDRRLPETLSQIEIDQLLQAPFGNDVLSLRNRAICELLYSCGVRVSELVNARLENVDLEKGYLRVIGKGNKERLVPMGKVAIHALNDYLQKSRPQLIKIHTGGEIFLGQHGRKLTITRIWEIVQAQAQRAGIQKRVYPHALRHSFATHLLQNGADLRAIQEMLGHADIATTQIYTHVNDAALKSAHWHFHPRSGKKK
- a CDS encoding redoxin domain-containing protein; translation: MKKILSLIVMLSLVSSLQAVEVGKSAPEFSVKDCCGEEVKLSDYKGKTVVLEWTNPECPFVKKYYDGGHMQDLQKKYTDKGVIWLRINSSAPGKQGYLKDMEEAMELTKKQKAKATKLLLDSDGHVGKLYGAKTTPHMFVINTAGILVYAGAIDNDPDTSYDSKAKNYVADALDAALTNKSVETANTQPYGCSVKY